The window TGGTGATGATGTATCCCCCACTCGCCAAGGTGCGTTATGACCGGTTCGGTGCGGTTGCCCGCGATCGGCGGCTCATGGTGCTGTCGTTGGTGCTCAATTGGGTGCTTGGGCCTGCGGTGATGTTCGCTCTGGCGTGGTTGATGCTTCCGGATCTGCCGGAGTACCGCACTGGGCTGATCATCGTCGGTCTCGCGCGATGTATCGCGATGGTCATCATTTGGAACGATCTGGCCCGCGGTAACCGCGAGTCCGCGGCGTTCCTGGTTGCACTCAACTCGATCTTTCAGGTCGTGATGTTCGCCGTCCTGGGTTGGTTCTACTTGCAGGTTCTCCCGGGTTGGCTTGGGCTGTCGCAGGACGCGCTGGATATCTCGATGTGGCAGATCGCCAAGTCGGTGTTGATATTCCTCGGCATCCCGTTGCTGGCCGGGTTCTTGTCGCGGGTCCTGCTCGAACGGCGGCGCGGGCGTGAGTGGTACGAGCGCTCGTTCCTGCCGAAGATCTCCCCGTTCGCGCTGTATGGGTTGCTGTTCACCATCATCGTGCTGTTCGCGCTGCAGGGCGGGCAGATCACCGAGCACCCCTTCGATGTCGCTCGGATTGCCGTGCCGCTGGTGGCGTATTTCGCCGTCATGTGGTTTGGGTCGTTCTTCAGCGCGAAAGCGCTGGGCTTGGACTACCAGAACTCCACGACTGTCGCGTTCACAGCTGCCGGTAACAACTTTGAGCTGGCGATCGCTGTCGCGATCGGCACGTTCGGTGCCGTTAGTGGTGAGGCTCTCGCCGGCGTCGTCGGGCCCCTTATCGAGGTCCCCGTGCTCGTCGGGCTTGTGTACGTGAGCTTGCGACTGCGTAAGTCGTTCTCACCACGATCCGCCCAGTCAGAGTCTGTGAGGGAACCATGACAAGCTCGCGGCACACGCCGATCGTGCTCTTCTTGTGTGTCAGTAACGCCGGGAAGTCGCAGATGGCCGAGGCGATCGCCCGCCAGATCGCCGGCCGGGCGATCGATGCCCGCTCGGCCGGCACTAGCCCGAAAACAACCGTGAACGAGCTCTCGGCGCGTGTGGTCGCCGAATCCGGCGCGGATATGGCGACCGCACACCCGAAGGCGATTGACGCCGATCTGCTTCGCGCAGCGGACCGCGTCGTGCTGCTCGGGACTGAGGTCGAACTCGCGCCGGTGGACGGTATGCGCGGCCAGCTCGAACGCTGGCCCATCGTCGAGCCGTCACACGAGGGCATCGACGGGATCGATCGGATGCGACTGATCCGCGACGACATCAATGATCGTGTCGTCTCGCTCGTCAT is drawn from Cumulibacter soli and contains these coding sequences:
- the arsB gene encoding ACR3 family arsenite efflux transporter — translated: MTTTSREHSVAGQMSFLDRYLAVWIAGAMAVGILLGNFVPAVTDALNAVQLDGVSLPIALGLLVMMYPPLAKVRYDRFGAVARDRRLMVLSLVLNWVLGPAVMFALAWLMLPDLPEYRTGLIIVGLARCIAMVIIWNDLARGNRESAAFLVALNSIFQVVMFAVLGWFYLQVLPGWLGLSQDALDISMWQIAKSVLIFLGIPLLAGFLSRVLLERRRGREWYERSFLPKISPFALYGLLFTIIVLFALQGGQITEHPFDVARIAVPLVAYFAVMWFGSFFSAKALGLDYQNSTTVAFTAAGNNFELAIAVAIGTFGAVSGEALAGVVGPLIEVPVLVGLVYVSLRLRKSFSPRSAQSESVREP